One segment of Anatilimnocola aggregata DNA contains the following:
- a CDS encoding PSD1 and planctomycete cytochrome C domain-containing protein has protein sequence MAHRLTERWTLTASLALGSFVCCAVAMADDKQPGADYLARIKPVLRERCYACHGVLKQEGGLRLDTATFAIKGGESGAAIKPGDVAASLIIERVSAAEESERMPPEGEPLKPAEIDALRAWISTGAIIPADEQPERDPREHWAFKNPVRPTIPIVANVAWAQNPIDAFIAAEYQKRNLTPQAPADKRLWLRRVSLDLIGLPPTSAEQAAFLADDSADAYEKVANRLLESPQYGERWGRHWMDIWRYSDWWGLGVEVRNSQKHIWHWRDWIIESLNEDKGYDQMLREMLAADELYPNDPDKLRGGGFLARQYFKFNRTTWLDGTVEHTGKAMLGLTFNCAKCHDHKYDPFSQVEYYQLRAIFEPYQVRTDVVGSELDFEKDGLPRPFDCNLEEATFLHIRGDDRNPDKGKTIEPKIPNFLSTVPFDVQPVQLPLEAYRPGLLTRVIEAHRLTAEQAVAKAREAVEPAKAKLAAATDADKPVAQLEVTIAERALATAESQLLSIQARTVADQAKFAQPPAGDAAALAATAALTEKTVAVNKAEEEVARAELVLLRAADNKKDVPKAALGKAKTALEAAQKGLAKPGEAYTSLIGSLKTFENNLEKEDSRRKPFPATSTGRRTALAKWITANEHPLTARVAVNHLWNRHFGRALVPTVFDFGRKGTPPTHPELLDWLTVELREHNWSMKHIHRLIVTSQTYRLSSSTAGATAATLAADGDNRYYWHGNPVRMQAQLIRDSLLHFAGELDLTRGGPSIPVKDETSRRRSLYFVHSHNDHQQFLSIFDDANVLECYRRSESIVPQQALALENSPLATNVAQKIAARLEMDRPKASDEEFTRAAFITILAVEPNADELALVASALDQFKELARSQQKPTPDLVARTAIIHALLNHNDFVTIR, from the coding sequence ATGGCCCACCGTCTGACTGAGCGCTGGACACTCACCGCCTCGCTTGCCCTCGGCAGCTTCGTTTGCTGCGCGGTCGCAATGGCGGACGACAAACAGCCCGGCGCGGACTATCTCGCCCGCATCAAACCCGTCCTCCGCGAGCGCTGCTATGCCTGCCACGGCGTGCTCAAACAAGAAGGGGGCCTGCGACTCGATACCGCGACCTTCGCCATCAAGGGTGGTGAAAGTGGCGCAGCCATCAAGCCCGGCGACGTGGCCGCCAGTCTGATCATCGAACGCGTCTCCGCCGCCGAAGAATCCGAACGGATGCCCCCCGAAGGCGAACCTCTCAAGCCAGCTGAGATCGATGCTCTTCGCGCGTGGATCTCGACAGGGGCGATCATCCCTGCCGATGAGCAGCCCGAACGTGACCCGCGCGAGCATTGGGCGTTCAAGAATCCAGTTCGTCCGACGATACCTATCGTGGCCAATGTGGCCTGGGCCCAGAATCCCATCGATGCCTTCATCGCGGCCGAATATCAGAAACGAAATCTCACGCCCCAAGCGCCCGCCGACAAACGCCTTTGGTTGCGGCGAGTCTCACTCGACTTGATTGGCCTGCCACCGACGTCAGCCGAGCAAGCGGCCTTCCTTGCCGACGATTCAGCGGACGCTTACGAAAAAGTAGCCAATCGCCTGCTCGAAAGCCCGCAATATGGCGAGCGCTGGGGCCGCCATTGGATGGATATTTGGCGCTACAGCGATTGGTGGGGACTCGGCGTCGAAGTTCGCAATTCGCAGAAGCATATCTGGCATTGGCGCGACTGGATCATCGAGTCGCTGAACGAGGACAAAGGCTACGACCAGATGCTGCGCGAAATGCTGGCCGCCGATGAGTTGTATCCCAACGATCCCGATAAGTTGCGTGGTGGCGGCTTCCTCGCACGGCAATATTTCAAGTTCAACCGCACGACCTGGCTCGATGGCACGGTCGAACATACCGGCAAAGCGATGCTCGGGCTGACGTTCAACTGTGCCAAGTGCCACGACCATAAGTACGATCCGTTTTCGCAGGTCGAATATTATCAACTGCGGGCCATTTTCGAGCCCTATCAAGTTCGTACCGATGTCGTCGGCAGTGAACTCGACTTCGAAAAAGATGGGTTGCCGCGCCCCTTCGATTGCAATTTGGAAGAAGCAACCTTCCTGCACATTCGGGGCGACGATCGCAATCCGGACAAAGGCAAAACGATCGAGCCCAAGATTCCGAACTTCTTGTCGACCGTACCCTTCGACGTTCAACCAGTGCAACTTCCCCTGGAAGCTTATCGCCCCGGCTTGCTTACGCGTGTCATCGAAGCCCATCGCTTAACGGCCGAGCAAGCGGTTGCCAAAGCGCGCGAGGCCGTGGAGCCAGCCAAGGCAAAACTTGCTGCTGCCACCGACGCTGACAAACCGGTTGCCCAACTCGAAGTGACGATTGCCGAGCGGGCACTTGCGACCGCTGAATCGCAACTCCTCTCGATTCAAGCTCGCACGGTGGCCGACCAGGCAAAATTCGCGCAACCACCAGCCGGCGATGCTGCCGCTCTTGCCGCGACTGCTGCCCTCACGGAGAAGACGGTTGCAGTCAACAAGGCCGAAGAAGAAGTCGCCCGGGCAGAACTCGTTTTGCTGCGCGCGGCAGACAACAAGAAAGATGTACCCAAGGCCGCGCTCGGCAAGGCGAAAACAGCGCTCGAAGCAGCCCAGAAGGGGCTCGCCAAGCCCGGCGAAGCTTACACTTCCCTTATCGGCTCGCTGAAGACATTCGAGAACAATCTTGAAAAAGAAGACTCCCGCCGCAAGCCTTTTCCCGCCACCAGCACAGGTCGCCGCACTGCTTTGGCCAAGTGGATCACAGCCAATGAACATCCACTCACCGCGCGAGTTGCCGTCAATCATCTTTGGAATCGGCACTTCGGCCGCGCGCTCGTTCCTACTGTTTTCGACTTCGGGCGCAAGGGAACTCCGCCGACCCATCCGGAGTTGCTCGATTGGCTGACGGTCGAGCTGCGCGAACACAACTGGAGCATGAAGCACATTCACCGCCTGATTGTTACATCGCAGACCTATCGCCTCTCGTCATCGACAGCTGGTGCGACTGCAGCCACGCTCGCCGCCGATGGCGACAATCGTTACTACTGGCACGGCAACCCAGTTCGCATGCAGGCCCAGCTAATCCGCGACAGCCTGCTTCATTTCGCGGGCGAACTTGATCTCACGCGGGGCGGTCCTTCGATTCCCGTCAAGGACGAAACATCACGCCGCCGCAGCTTGTATTTTGTCCACTCCCATAACGATCATCAGCAGTTTCTCTCGATCTTCGACGATGCCAACGTCCTCGAGTGTTATCGCCGCAGCGAAAGCATTGTCCCTCAGCAGGCTCTCGCGCTCGAGAATAGTCCACTGGCAACCAACGTGGCCCAAAAGATCGCCGCCCGCCTGGAAATGGATCGACCGAAGGCCAGCGACGAGGAGTTCACCCGCGCGGCATTCATTACCATCCTGGCAGTCGAACCGAACGCCGACGAACTCGCCCTGGTAGCCTCCGCCTTGGATCAGTTCAAAGAACTGGCCCGTTCGCAACAGAAGCCGACTCCCGACCTCGTCGCCCGCACCGCTATCATCCACGCCCTGCTGAACCACAACGACTTTGTGACGATCAGGTAA
- a CDS encoding DUF1501 domain-containing protein: MTFSAQPITDKNCPGPLGRRSFLQAGAVAFSGLGMADLLRLKAQAAQSDPETSVIFVWLPGGPPHMETFDMKPNAPEDYRGVFRPIHTNVPGIDICEHLPLLAKCADKYSLIRSIAHKFADHGGGHKRFMTARDPKEPVGFVNDYPAVGSMIARMRDHVNRGLPNYILEVDGGRQQIDTFSLGTAYLGAAYAPFTVPGDPSEKAFKVQNVSLAAEMENRLADRTQLLQGLDRMQRKIDGSGRMDALDQFSGKAVDLLTSAKAREAFDFSREPEHIKDRYGKHAWGYRALMARRLVEAGCSFVNVIMENPYVSGVGSLKNGTYNWDSHAVNCHLFDDALVRLPLLDKVISALIQDLFERGLDKKVLLVVTGEFGRTPRISNTLGSQTGIMQPGRDHWPGAMSVLVSGGGLKMGSVVGATNTKGEYPVDTPLTPNDLWSTMLKHLGINQNHNFLDHHGRPMPLLPYGSPIAALG, from the coding sequence ATGACGTTTTCTGCCCAGCCGATTACAGACAAGAATTGCCCCGGTCCACTGGGGCGTCGTTCGTTTCTGCAAGCTGGGGCAGTAGCATTTTCTGGGCTCGGCATGGCTGACCTGTTGCGGCTCAAAGCGCAGGCCGCGCAGAGCGATCCTGAGACCTCGGTCATTTTCGTGTGGTTGCCGGGCGGCCCGCCCCACATGGAAACGTTCGACATGAAGCCGAACGCTCCGGAAGATTATCGCGGCGTTTTCCGCCCCATTCATACCAATGTCCCAGGCATTGATATTTGCGAACACTTGCCGCTGCTGGCCAAGTGTGCCGATAAGTACTCGCTCATTCGCTCGATTGCTCACAAGTTTGCCGACCACGGCGGCGGGCATAAGCGGTTCATGACCGCCCGCGATCCGAAAGAGCCCGTCGGCTTTGTGAATGACTATCCGGCCGTCGGTTCGATGATTGCCCGCATGCGCGATCATGTGAATCGCGGGCTGCCGAATTACATTCTGGAAGTCGATGGTGGCCGGCAGCAGATCGATACGTTCAGCTTGGGGACCGCTTACCTGGGCGCGGCATACGCTCCATTCACCGTGCCGGGCGATCCGAGCGAAAAGGCCTTCAAGGTTCAGAACGTTTCGCTGGCTGCCGAGATGGAAAACCGCTTAGCCGACCGGACGCAGTTGCTGCAGGGGCTCGACCGGATGCAGCGAAAGATCGACGGCAGCGGTCGGATGGACGCGCTCGATCAATTCAGCGGCAAAGCGGTCGATCTGTTGACCAGTGCCAAGGCTCGAGAGGCGTTTGATTTTTCGCGCGAGCCGGAGCACATCAAAGATCGTTACGGCAAGCATGCCTGGGGCTATCGCGCGCTGATGGCTCGGCGACTGGTCGAAGCGGGCTGCTCGTTCGTGAATGTGATTATGGAGAATCCGTACGTCAGTGGCGTCGGCTCGTTGAAGAATGGCACCTACAACTGGGATTCGCACGCGGTGAATTGCCACTTATTCGATGACGCCCTCGTGAGGCTGCCACTGCTCGACAAGGTGATCTCGGCCCTCATTCAAGATCTGTTCGAACGGGGCCTCGATAAGAAGGTGCTGCTCGTCGTCACTGGGGAATTCGGTCGCACACCGCGCATCAGCAATACGCTGGGCTCACAAACGGGCATCATGCAGCCCGGTCGCGATCACTGGCCAGGTGCCATGAGCGTGCTCGTTTCCGGCGGCGGGCTAAAGATGGGTTCTGTCGTGGGTGCCACCAACACCAAGGGTGAATACCCGGTCGACACACCGCTGACTCCCAACGACCTGTGGTCCACCATGCTCAAGCACTTGGGCATCAACCAGAACCACAACTTTCTCGATCATCACGGTCGCCCCATGCCGCTGCTTCCCTACGGCTCGCCGATCGCGGCACTGGGATAA